One Cuculus canorus isolate bCucCan1 chromosome 2, bCucCan1.pri, whole genome shotgun sequence genomic region harbors:
- the NEUROD6 gene encoding neurogenic differentiation factor 6, translating into MLTLPFDESVVMPESQMCRKFSRESDDQKQMKNPESFSKQIVLRGKNIKRSPGEDTEKEEEEEEREEEDENGLPRRRGLRKKKTSKIRMERIKFRRQEANARERNRMHGLNDALDNLRKVVPCYSKTQKLSKIETLRLAKNYIWALSEILRIGKRPDLLTFVQNLCKGLSQPTTNLVAGCLQLNARSFLMGQAGEGAHHTRSPYSTFYPPYHSPELGTPPGHGTLDNSKSMKPYNYCSAYESFYESTSPECASPQFEGPLSPPPINYNGIFSLKQEESLDYGKNYNYGMHYCAVPPRGPLGQSSMFRLPTESHFPYDLHLRSQSLTMQDELNAVFHN; encoded by the coding sequence ATGTTAACACTACCGTTTGATGAGTCTGTTGTAATGCCAGAATCCCAGATGTGCAGAAAGTTTTCCAGAGAAAGTGATGaccaaaagcaaatgaagaacCCCGAAAGCTTTTCGAAGCAGATCGTGCTCCGAggaaagaatattaaaagatCTCCCGGAGAGgacacagaaaaagaggaggaggaggaagagagagaagaagaggatGAGAATGGCTTGCCTAGGCGAAGGGGCCTTcggaaaaaaaagacaagcaagATAAGGATGGAAAGGATCAAATTCAGGCGGCAAGAAGCCAACGCTAGAGAGAGGAACCGGATGCATGGCCTTAATGATGCCCTGGACAATTTAAGGAAAGTGGTCCCTTGTTATTCTAAAACACAAAAACTGTCCAAAATAGAAACCTTAAGACTAGCTAAGAACTACATTTGGGCTCTTTCTGAAATCCTGCGAATTGGCAAGAGACCCGACCTGCTCACCTTCGTCCAAAACTTGTGCAAGGGTCTGTCCCAGCCAACTACAAACTTGGTGGCGGGATGCCTGCAGCTGAATGCCAGAAGTTTCCTGATGGGCCAGGCAGGGGAAGGTGCCCATCACACTCGCTCACCCTACTCCACCTTCTACCCCCCCTACCACAGCCCTGAGCTTGGCACCCCCCCTGGGCATGGGACTCTCGACAACTCCAAGTCCATGAAACCCTACAATTATTGCAGCGCTTATGAGTCCTTCTATGAAAGCACTTCCCCCGAGTGTGCCAGTCCACAGTTTGAAGGTCCCTTAAGTCCTCCCCCAATTAACTATAATGGGATATTTTCCCTGAAGCAAGAAGAAAGCTTGGACTACGGCAAAAATTACAATTACGGCATGCATTACTGTGCAGTGCCACCCAGGGGTCCCCTTGGGCAGAGCTCTATGTTCAGGTTGCCTACAGAGAGCCACTTCCCTTACGACTTACATCTGCGCAGCCAGTCTCTCACCATGCAAGATGaattaaatgcagtttttcataattaa